A stretch of Arthrobacter sp. NEB 688 DNA encodes these proteins:
- a CDS encoding potassium/proton antiporter, giving the protein MTQAWSTLLADAVAPTGFTVDDLTRVLLVGSVVLVVAVAAVRLSLRSGLPSLLVYLAIGLALGESGLGIRYDSEELTQVLGYAALVLILVEGGITTRWSGIRESVAPAVSLSTVGVFVSVVVVAGVAHGVLGWSWEVSLLIGAVTASTDAAAVFSVLRRVPLPRQISGMLEAESGFNDAPVVLLVTALAAQLTPGAEPEAWWHLLLLAGVELAGGALVGLGVGWLGARVMRLVATTSSALFAIGVLAVAVLAYAAADTIHTSGFIACYLAALVLGNITMPHRPAVTGFATAIGWLAQIGLFVLLGLLASPSGFADQLVPALVVGAAVLLVGRPLSVLVSVTPFGVPWRVQAFLSWAGLRGAVPVVLATVPVTMGTPGVEWMFDLVFVLVVVFTIIQAPTLPWVAARLGVGALHHRVDLAVEATPLTDLGAEMLEIDIGPDSRLAGVRIFELRLPPGANVALVVRDDASFVPKDGDVLRHDDQLLVITPSAVRGRVEERLHAVSRGGRLAGWSED; this is encoded by the coding sequence GTGACGCAGGCGTGGTCGACGCTGCTCGCCGACGCCGTCGCGCCCACGGGGTTCACGGTCGACGACCTCACGCGCGTCCTCCTCGTCGGCAGCGTCGTCCTCGTGGTCGCCGTCGCGGCGGTCCGGCTCTCGCTGCGCTCGGGGCTGCCCTCGCTGCTCGTCTACCTCGCCATCGGGCTCGCGCTCGGCGAGAGCGGGCTCGGCATCCGGTACGACTCCGAGGAGCTGACGCAGGTCCTCGGCTACGCCGCGCTCGTCCTCATCCTCGTCGAGGGCGGCATCACGACGCGCTGGTCCGGCATCCGCGAGTCGGTCGCTCCGGCCGTGTCCCTGTCGACCGTCGGCGTGTTCGTCAGCGTCGTCGTCGTCGCCGGCGTGGCCCACGGGGTGCTCGGCTGGTCGTGGGAGGTCTCGCTGCTCATCGGCGCGGTCACCGCCTCGACGGACGCCGCCGCGGTGTTCTCGGTGCTGCGCCGCGTCCCGCTGCCGCGGCAGATCTCGGGGATGCTCGAGGCCGAGTCGGGCTTCAACGACGCCCCGGTCGTCCTCCTCGTCACCGCGTTGGCCGCGCAGCTGACGCCCGGCGCGGAGCCGGAGGCGTGGTGGCACCTGCTGCTCCTCGCCGGCGTCGAGCTCGCCGGGGGCGCGCTCGTCGGGCTCGGGGTGGGCTGGCTCGGCGCGCGTGTCATGCGGCTCGTGGCCACCACCTCGTCGGCGCTGTTCGCGATCGGCGTCCTCGCGGTCGCGGTGCTGGCCTACGCCGCCGCCGACACGATCCACACCTCGGGCTTCATCGCCTGCTACCTCGCGGCGCTCGTCCTCGGCAACATCACGATGCCGCACCGGCCCGCGGTCACCGGCTTCGCGACGGCCATCGGCTGGCTCGCGCAGATCGGCCTCTTCGTCCTCCTCGGCCTGCTCGCGAGCCCGAGCGGGTTCGCCGACCAGCTCGTCCCCGCCCTCGTCGTCGGGGCGGCCGTCCTGCTCGTCGGCCGGCCCCTGTCGGTGCTCGTGTCGGTGACGCCCTTCGGCGTCCCGTGGCGGGTGCAGGCCTTCCTCTCGTGGGCCGGCCTGCGCGGCGCCGTGCCCGTCGTCCTCGCGACGGTCCCGGTGACGATGGGGACGCCGGGGGTCGAGTGGATGTTCGACCTCGTCTTCGTCCTCGTCGTCGTCTTCACGATCATCCAGGCGCCGACCCTGCCGTGGGTGGCGGCCCGGCTCGGGGTCGGGGCGCTGCACCACCGGGTCGACCTCGCCGTGGAGGCGACGCCCCTGACCGACCTCGGGGCCGAGATGCTCGAGATCGACATCGGGCCGGACTCCCGCCTCGCCGGCGTGCGGATCTTCGAGCTGCGGCTGCCGCCCGGGGCCAACGTCGCGCTCGTCGTGCGCGACGACGCCTCGTTCGTCCCCAAGGACGGCGACGTCCTGCGCCACGACGACCAGCTGCTCGTCATCACGCCGAGCGCCGTCCGCGGCCGGGTCGAGGAGCGCCTGCACGCCGTGAGCCGCGGCGGGCGGCTCGCCGGCTGGTCCGAGGACTGA
- a CDS encoding ATP-binding cassette domain-containing protein, whose product MITVDHLTKRYGAFTALDDVSFSARPGRVTGFLGPNGAGKTTAMRVVAGLTPATSGTATVLGRPYAALPTPGRHVGLLLDASAQHAGRTGREVLTLGAILTGVDRRRVDEMLDVVGLTEKESLRRVRNYSLGMRQRLGLAHALLGDPEVLVLDEPANGLDPAGIRWMRDVLRGYAARGGTVLLSSHLLNEIERVADDLVVIGNGRVVAAGTTDELLAGSGTVARSLDDAALAAALGAAGVAVSPLATGGLLAETDADTVGRVALAAGVALRELRAGDERGLEEMFLELTATTAREEVAA is encoded by the coding sequence ATGATCACCGTGGACCACCTGACGAAGCGCTACGGCGCCTTCACCGCCCTCGACGACGTGTCGTTCTCGGCGCGCCCCGGCCGGGTCACCGGCTTCCTCGGCCCGAACGGCGCCGGCAAGACGACCGCCATGCGCGTCGTCGCCGGCCTCACCCCGGCCACGAGCGGCACCGCGACCGTCCTCGGCCGCCCGTACGCCGCCCTCCCGACCCCCGGCCGCCACGTCGGCCTCCTCCTCGACGCCTCGGCGCAGCACGCGGGCCGCACCGGCCGCGAGGTGCTGACCCTCGGGGCGATCCTCACCGGCGTCGACCGCCGCCGCGTCGACGAGATGCTCGACGTCGTCGGCCTCACCGAGAAGGAGTCGCTGCGCCGGGTGCGCAACTACTCGCTCGGGATGCGCCAGCGCCTCGGCCTGGCCCACGCCCTCCTCGGCGACCCCGAGGTCCTCGTGCTCGACGAGCCCGCCAACGGCCTCGACCCCGCGGGCATCCGCTGGATGCGCGACGTGCTGCGCGGGTACGCCGCGCGGGGCGGCACCGTGCTGCTCAGCTCGCACCTGCTCAACGAGATCGAGCGGGTCGCCGACGACCTCGTCGTCATCGGCAACGGGCGGGTCGTCGCGGCCGGGACCACCGACGAGCTGCTCGCCGGCTCCGGCACCGTGGCCCGGTCCCTGGACGACGCCGCCCTCGCGGCGGCGCTGGGCGCGGCGGGCGTCGCGGTGTCGCCGCTGGCCACCGGCGGGCTGCTCGCCGAGACCGACGCCGACACCGTCGGCCGGGTCGCGCTGGCCGCCGGCGTCGCCCTCCGCGAGCTGCGCGCCGGCGACGAGCGAGGGCTCGAGGAGATGTTCCTCGAGCTCACCGCCACCACGGCCCGCGAGGAGGTGGCGGCATGA
- a CDS encoding ABC transporter permease yields MSTTAEATRRAPVDSTPHVARLPEPLAGPRPTRGIPFGRLVRAELRKMTDTRAGRWLLAAIGVVVAGALTVLFVQQGGEHPFGDYLQATTLPMALLLPVVGILAVTSEWSQRTALVTFTLEARRARVAWAKVVAALAVGVVAVATSFALAAAAHAAAVGLRGASGDWGIEGTALLGAGGYVLLGMLQGLAFGMLLRNTPAAVVLYYVLPTGWSILGSLWSAAASAGEWLDLNRTMQPLFGGSLTGEQWAQLGTSVGVWVVVPLLVGLVWVSRAEVK; encoded by the coding sequence ATGAGCACCACCGCCGAGGCCACCCGCCGCGCGCCGGTCGACAGCACCCCGCACGTGGCCCGCCTGCCCGAACCTCTCGCCGGCCCGCGCCCGACCCGGGGCATCCCCTTCGGCCGCCTCGTGCGCGCCGAGCTGCGCAAGATGACCGACACCCGGGCCGGGCGCTGGCTGCTCGCGGCCATCGGGGTCGTCGTCGCCGGGGCGCTCACCGTGCTCTTCGTCCAGCAGGGCGGCGAGCACCCGTTCGGCGACTACCTCCAGGCCACGACCCTCCCGATGGCGCTGCTGCTGCCGGTCGTCGGCATCCTCGCGGTGACCTCGGAGTGGTCGCAGCGCACGGCGCTGGTCACCTTCACGCTCGAGGCCCGGCGGGCCCGCGTCGCGTGGGCCAAGGTGGTCGCCGCCCTCGCCGTCGGGGTCGTCGCCGTCGCCACCTCGTTCGCGCTCGCCGCCGCCGCGCACGCCGCGGCCGTCGGGCTGCGCGGCGCCTCCGGCGACTGGGGCATCGAGGGCACCGCGCTGCTCGGGGCCGGCGGGTACGTCCTCCTCGGGATGCTCCAGGGCCTGGCCTTCGGGATGCTCCTGCGCAACACCCCGGCCGCCGTCGTCCTCTACTACGTGCTGCCGACCGGCTGGTCCATCCTCGGGTCGCTGTGGTCCGCCGCCGCGAGCGCCGGCGAGTGGCTCGACCTCAACCGCACGATGCAGCCGCTGTTCGGCGGCAGCCTCACGGGCGAGCAGTGGGCGCAGCTCGGGACCTCGGTCGGGGTCTGGGTGGTCGTGCCCCTCCTCGTCGGGCTGGTGTGGGTCAGCCGGGCCGAGGTCAAGTAG
- a CDS encoding FmdB family zinc ribbon protein has protein sequence MPTYAYACTECDHRFEAVQSFSDDSLTVCPECGGRLRKVFNAVGIVFKGGGFYRTDSRSGSGSTGSSSSSGSSSASSEGSSGSSGSSGSSTSGGSSTSGGSTSTPSSTGASSGASSSTTSA, from the coding sequence GTGCCGACCTACGCCTACGCGTGCACCGAGTGCGACCACCGCTTCGAGGCCGTCCAGTCCTTCAGCGACGACTCCCTCACCGTGTGCCCCGAGTGCGGCGGCCGCCTGCGCAAGGTCTTCAACGCGGTCGGCATCGTCTTCAAGGGCGGCGGCTTCTACCGCACCGACTCCCGCTCGGGCAGCGGCTCGACGGGGTCCTCGTCCTCCTCCGGCTCCTCCTCCGCGTCGTCGGAGGGTTCGTCGGGCTCCTCCGGCTCGTCGGGGTCCTCGACCTCCGGCGGCTCGTCGACGTCGGGCGGGTCGACCTCGACCCCGTCGTCCACAGGGGCCTCCTCGGGCGCGTCGTCGTCCACAACCTCGGCCTGA
- a CDS encoding SAF domain-containing protein, translating into MPVTLLPGLLGPGRAARWRRSVLRRVLAAACLAGAVLAALHVVRPPPPPTTSVLVATRDVPAGSVLVAGDVTSAPVPVAAQQPGALTAVDTVAGRRTAGALAAGEAVTRTRLVPRSVTEGLPAGRVALHVVLADPGAAGLLVPGGVVAVHPGPGGPVLARDAVVLSLDPAPPPTAFGAEPSAPTPGAVLSLTPEAADRVLVGHGGTDGLVTVTLLATPG; encoded by the coding sequence ATGCCCGTCACCCTCCTCCCCGGTCTCCTCGGCCCCGGTCGCGCCGCCCGCTGGCGCCGCTCGGTGCTGCGCCGGGTGCTCGCGGCGGCGTGCCTCGCGGGGGCCGTGCTCGCCGCCCTCCACGTCGTGCGGCCTCCCCCGCCCCCGACCACGTCGGTGCTCGTCGCGACCCGCGACGTGCCGGCCGGGTCGGTCCTGGTGGCCGGCGACGTCACGTCCGCCCCGGTCCCCGTCGCCGCGCAGCAGCCGGGGGCGCTGACCGCCGTCGACACCGTGGCCGGCCGGCGGACGGCGGGGGCGCTCGCCGCCGGGGAGGCCGTCACCCGCACCCGGCTCGTGCCCAGGAGCGTGACCGAGGGGCTGCCCGCGGGGCGCGTCGCGCTGCACGTCGTCCTCGCCGACCCCGGCGCGGCCGGGTTGCTCGTGCCGGGCGGTGTGGTCGCCGTCCACCCCGGCCCGGGTGGTCCGGTGCTGGCCCGCGACGCGGTCGTGCTGTCGCTGGACCCCGCCCCGCCGCCGACCGCGTTCGGGGCCGAGCCGTCAGCGCCCACGCCGGGCGCGGTGCTGTCCCTCACCCCGGAGGCGGCCGACCGGGTCCTCGTCGGGCACGGCGGCACCGACGGCCTCGTCACCGTGACGCTGCTGGCCACCCCCGGGTGA
- a CDS encoding MscL family protein yields the protein MSGFKNFIMRGNLVELAVAFIIGGAFATVVKGFTDVLIEALAKAGGAPNFDEWQPGGFTKVGPFLTALVAFVFMAFVVYFFVVKPYEAAKGRLFPKEPEAETIDPNTELLKEIRDELRAGRGIGG from the coding sequence ATGTCGGGCTTCAAGAACTTCATCATGCGCGGCAACCTCGTCGAGCTCGCCGTCGCGTTCATCATCGGTGGCGCGTTCGCCACGGTCGTCAAGGGCTTCACGGACGTGCTGATCGAGGCCCTGGCCAAGGCCGGTGGCGCCCCCAACTTCGACGAGTGGCAGCCGGGCGGCTTCACCAAGGTCGGCCCCTTCCTCACGGCGCTCGTGGCGTTCGTGTTCATGGCCTTCGTCGTCTACTTCTTCGTCGTCAAGCCCTACGAGGCGGCGAAGGGCCGACTCTTCCCGAAGGAGCCCGAGGCCGAGACCATCGACCCGAACACCGAGCTGCTCAAGGAGATCCGCGACGAGCTGCGGGCCGGGCGCGGCATCGGCGGCTGA
- a CDS encoding AAA domain-containing protein: protein MTASGPARDARPGRRVGAADAARDDEPRGGHLSIAPDPATLRARRVDEARARWTRQLVELGGPNTLLWYRDLTVGTLDLSSAHLGARSGLLTGRPTRLSELVREPHALDDARTRLGRIHDTATEIEREHAVRTCFLGVGMASWTVVLDDGRVVPRQPGAPVFLRALATRPTDPRRHDWMLEPGDELEVNPALVNYLASEHGITLDTDRLEQLATANGALDPYPAYAALAEACHGVRDLSVDPRVVVSTFPYHKAPLVADLAAHGDALAAHDVVAALAGVPDALPAAAAGAAGGGPVEDFLVLDADATQREAVEAVRGGSHLLLHAPPGTGASQTVANLAAALAADGQRVLVVSPKRTALDAVRDRLADVGLGELVLDLSDGGHARRAVVRSLVEGLDRAVERVSGPSSEPRRPASGADGPGSRRERADAAALLDTHLRALHGHRDPWGVTLHEVQEEVSRHALLEDAPRSRVRVEGAVLARLDRDTLAEAGDILTRVATLAAWDGDGAGDPWFGADLRTPEAAAEARERVERLATGLVHDTRRTLADVFRGVHLPLAPTVLDWDRVLATVGQVRDTLEVFRPEVFDIPLDDLVAATATGAERRASGSDLGALERWRVRRQARALLRPGRPPADLHAALREAEMQRHAWRELAGSGGRPEIPVELDRARAAHDALVEDASWVDDRLPHEDDALDLVELDLPALAARMDRLHAAADRLEAAPDIRLGLDLLAQLGLSALVDDLRARAVPADRVRTELAWVWWCSIADELSARDPALRELDGRRLSAAVATLVDSDQLALEGQVPRVLDAVARRVAEIRRARPDEETRLRAEVARVRRPTALPELLASVGRLATAVRPVWLLSPLAVPSVLPPGECADVVVVDEASLVAPAEAVAAVVRARRVVLVGDPQQLPPVPFVVSAGVDVPDEAEPESVLDLLEDVLPTRRLTWQYGAMDERLVAFVDTELHGGSLVTFPGTGTDPVLHHELVEGHGVVAEGEAAVESTPAEVERVVELVLDHARRRPDRSLVVIALGPGHRRLVEEAVRRAVDSLDDATAAFFAPDRPEAFSVRDADHVQGETWDDVVLTVGFGKTPHGRVLHRFGPVGTDTGHRRLGVALTRARRGLTVVSSITADELDPDRLRTSGARMLRAVLAHVQEHAGAQGVVRSEATTSLVLGDLAVRLRAHGLVVHEGVGTSALPVELAVEDPSAPGRLLLAVEGDGPAYAGVSSGRDRDLVRVHELERRGWRHVRVWTTEVFRDPARVVSRVLDAAGVRQAPGG, encoded by the coding sequence GTGACTGCGAGCGGACCGGCGCGCGACGCACGGCCCGGCAGGCGGGTCGGCGCCGCCGATGCCGCACGCGACGACGAACCGCGGGGAGGGCACCTGAGCATCGCCCCGGACCCCGCCACCCTCCGGGCCCGGCGCGTCGACGAGGCGCGCGCCCGGTGGACCCGCCAGCTCGTCGAGCTCGGCGGGCCGAACACGCTGCTCTGGTACCGCGACCTCACCGTCGGCACCCTCGACCTCTCGTCGGCGCACCTCGGGGCCCGCAGCGGCCTGCTCACCGGGCGCCCGACCCGCCTCTCCGAGCTCGTCCGCGAGCCGCACGCCCTCGACGACGCCCGCACCCGGCTCGGGCGCATCCACGACACCGCGACCGAGATCGAGCGCGAGCACGCGGTGCGCACCTGCTTCCTGGGCGTCGGGATGGCGTCCTGGACCGTGGTGCTCGACGACGGCCGTGTCGTGCCGCGCCAGCCGGGCGCCCCGGTCTTCCTCCGGGCGCTCGCCACCCGACCCACCGACCCCCGCCGCCACGACTGGATGCTCGAGCCCGGAGACGAGCTCGAGGTCAACCCGGCCCTCGTCAACTACCTCGCGTCCGAGCACGGCATCACCCTCGACACCGACCGGCTCGAGCAGCTCGCGACGGCGAACGGGGCGCTCGACCCCTACCCGGCCTACGCGGCGCTCGCCGAGGCGTGCCACGGGGTGCGCGACCTGTCGGTCGACCCGCGCGTCGTCGTCAGCACCTTCCCGTACCACAAGGCCCCGCTCGTGGCCGACCTCGCGGCGCACGGCGACGCGCTCGCCGCGCACGACGTCGTCGCGGCGCTCGCCGGTGTCCCCGACGCCCTCCCTGCGGCGGCCGCCGGGGCGGCCGGCGGCGGCCCGGTCGAGGACTTCCTCGTCCTCGACGCCGACGCCACGCAGCGCGAGGCGGTCGAGGCGGTCCGGGGCGGGTCCCACCTCCTCCTCCACGCACCCCCCGGCACCGGCGCGTCGCAGACCGTCGCCAACCTCGCGGCGGCGCTCGCGGCCGACGGCCAGCGGGTGCTCGTCGTCTCCCCGAAGCGCACCGCGCTGGATGCCGTCCGCGACCGGCTGGCCGACGTCGGCCTCGGCGAGCTCGTGCTCGACCTCTCCGACGGCGGGCACGCCCGTCGCGCGGTCGTCCGCTCGCTCGTCGAGGGCCTCGACCGGGCCGTCGAGCGGGTCTCCGGTCCGTCGTCCGAGCCCCGGCGCCCGGCCTCCGGCGCCGACGGCCCCGGGTCGCGGCGCGAGCGCGCCGACGCCGCAGCCCTCCTCGACACCCACTTGCGGGCGCTGCACGGCCACCGCGACCCGTGGGGCGTCACCCTGCACGAGGTGCAGGAGGAGGTCAGCCGGCACGCGCTGCTCGAGGACGCCCCGCGCTCGCGCGTGCGCGTCGAGGGCGCCGTGCTCGCCCGTCTCGACCGCGACACCCTCGCCGAGGCCGGCGACATCCTCACCCGCGTCGCGACCCTCGCGGCCTGGGACGGCGACGGCGCGGGCGACCCGTGGTTCGGGGCCGACCTGCGCACCCCGGAGGCCGCGGCCGAGGCCCGCGAGCGCGTCGAGCGGCTCGCGACCGGGCTGGTCCACGACACCCGCCGCACCCTCGCCGACGTCTTCCGCGGGGTGCACCTGCCCTTGGCCCCCACGGTGCTCGACTGGGACCGCGTGCTCGCGACCGTCGGCCAGGTCCGCGACACACTCGAGGTCTTCCGGCCCGAGGTCTTCGACATCCCCCTCGACGACCTCGTCGCGGCGACCGCGACCGGGGCCGAGCGCCGCGCCTCGGGCAGCGACCTCGGCGCGCTCGAGCGCTGGCGCGTGCGCCGGCAGGCCCGCGCGCTCCTGCGCCCCGGTCGCCCGCCGGCCGACCTGCACGCCGCCCTGCGCGAGGCCGAGATGCAGCGCCACGCCTGGCGCGAGCTCGCCGGCTCCGGCGGGCGCCCCGAGATCCCCGTCGAGCTCGACCGGGCCCGGGCCGCGCACGACGCCCTCGTCGAGGACGCGTCCTGGGTCGACGACCGCCTGCCCCACGAGGACGACGCGCTCGACCTCGTCGAGCTCGACCTGCCGGCGCTCGCCGCCCGGATGGACCGCCTGCACGCCGCGGCCGACCGGCTCGAGGCCGCTCCCGACATCCGCCTGGGGCTCGACCTGCTCGCGCAGCTGGGGCTCTCGGCGCTCGTCGACGACCTGCGCGCCCGCGCCGTGCCCGCCGACCGGGTGCGCACCGAGCTCGCGTGGGTCTGGTGGTGCTCGATCGCCGACGAGCTGTCGGCCCGGGACCCGGCGCTGCGCGAGCTCGACGGCCGCCGCCTCTCGGCCGCCGTCGCCACCCTCGTCGACTCCGACCAGCTCGCCCTCGAGGGCCAGGTGCCCCGCGTCCTCGACGCCGTCGCGCGCCGCGTCGCCGAGATCCGCCGGGCCCGTCCCGACGAGGAGACCCGGCTGCGGGCCGAGGTCGCGCGGGTCCGCCGCCCCACCGCCCTGCCCGAGCTCCTCGCCTCCGTGGGGCGCCTCGCGACGGCCGTGCGCCCCGTGTGGCTCCTCAGCCCGCTCGCCGTGCCGTCCGTCCTGCCCCCGGGGGAGTGCGCCGACGTCGTCGTGGTCGACGAGGCCTCGCTCGTCGCGCCCGCCGAGGCCGTCGCGGCGGTCGTCCGCGCCCGCCGGGTCGTCCTCGTCGGCGACCCGCAGCAGCTGCCGCCGGTGCCGTTCGTCGTCTCCGCGGGGGTCGACGTGCCCGACGAGGCCGAGCCGGAGTCGGTGCTCGACCTCCTGGAGGACGTCCTGCCGACCCGCCGGCTCACCTGGCAGTACGGCGCGATGGACGAGCGGCTCGTCGCGTTCGTCGACACCGAGCTGCACGGCGGGTCGCTCGTCACCTTCCCCGGGACCGGCACGGACCCGGTCCTGCACCACGAGCTCGTCGAGGGCCACGGCGTCGTCGCCGAGGGCGAGGCCGCCGTCGAGTCCACCCCGGCCGAGGTCGAGCGGGTCGTCGAGCTCGTCCTCGACCACGCCCGCCGGCGTCCCGACCGCTCGCTCGTCGTCATCGCGCTCGGCCCGGGCCACCGCCGCCTCGTCGAGGAGGCCGTCCGCCGGGCGGTCGACTCCCTCGACGACGCCACCGCCGCGTTCTTCGCCCCCGACCGCCCCGAGGCCTTCTCGGTCCGGGACGCCGACCACGTCCAGGGCGAGACCTGGGACGACGTCGTCCTCACCGTCGGCTTCGGCAAGACCCCCCACGGGCGCGTGCTGCACCGCTTCGGGCCGGTCGGCACCGACACCGGCCACCGCCGGCTGGGGGTCGCCCTGACGCGGGCCCGCCGCGGGCTGACCGTCGTCTCGTCCATCACCGCCGACGAGCTGGACCCCGACCGGTTGCGCACCTCCGGTGCCCGGATGCTGCGCGCCGTCCTCGCCCACGTGCAGGAGCACGCCGGGGCGCAGGGCGTCGTCCGCTCGGAAGCGACCACCTCGCTCGTCCTCGGCGACCTCGCCGTGCGGCTGCGGGCCCACGGCCTCGTCGTCCACGAGGGCGTCGGCACCTCGGCCCTGCCGGTCGAGCTCGCCGTCGAGGACCCGAGCGCCCCGGGCCGGCTCCTGCTGGCCGTCGAGGGCGACGGGCCCGCGTACGCCGGGGTCTCCTCGGGCCGCGACCGCGACCTCGTGCGCGTCCACGAGCTCGAGCGGCGCGGATGGCGCCACGTGCGGGTGTGGACGACCGAGGTCTTCCGCGACCCGGCGCGCGTCGTCTCCCGGGTCCTCGACGCCGCCGGCGTGCGGCAGGCCCCGGGTGGCTGA